From Strigops habroptila isolate Jane chromosome 1, bStrHab1.2.pri, whole genome shotgun sequence, a single genomic window includes:
- the ZNRD2 gene encoding protein ZNRD2 isoform X2 encodes MALNAGAEPAPAAAELEARRERQEWTILLQDKDQKLYCVSCQDLDCDGGTAPEPAAASSPPPPRHPAAPRPEHCEGAATGLRGAPPGPPEAAALAAARAAVLDKLGWAARELPRTASAEGSAQLCALVRACAEALGGLQALAPPGSPP; translated from the exons ATGGCGCTGAACGCGG GCGCGGAGCCGGCCCCGGCCGCGGCGGAGCTGGAGGCCCGGCGGGAGCGGCAGGAGTGG accatcctgctgcaggacaAGGACCAGAAGCTCTACTGCGTGTCCTGCCAGGACCTGGACTGCGACGGCGGCACCG CACCGGAGCCCGCGGCCGcctcctccccgccccccccgcgccACCCGGCCGCCCCCCGGCCCGAGCACTGCGAGGGGGCAGCGACGGGCTTACGgggggccccccccggcccccccgaggcggcggcgctggcggcGGCGCGCGCGGCCGTGCTGGACAAGCTGGGCTGGGCGGCGCGGGAGCTGCCCCGCACGGCCTCCGCCGAGGGCAGCGCCCAGCTCTGCGCCCTGGTGCGCGCCTGCGCCGAGGCgctgggggggctgcaggcGCTCGCCCCCCCCGGCAGCCCCCCATAA
- the LOC115614691 gene encoding RNA-binding protein 14-like isoform X1 has protein sequence MENEADAKVAIENLNGKEVKGRRVNVELSTNVQKKGVGQALPPALGLDKTKRIGLEYREKFQPKIEGFDQQRRAADAAFPSAASAGYAAASSLYDYQQRFGTGGAGKYEAFEAQARPASPSYFGRDRSPLRRSPTRTGYAAVTLPMTAQPATYRAQPSASLGATYRAQPSASLGVAYRPQPTTGQAASYRAQPSASLGSAYRSQPSISLGASGVQPTANSLGSYGAQAPASYGAQPAASQLSGYGVQSAAMVSSYGAQAASGYPASYGAQAAAAVAYGAPAAGPTASYGVQAVATHVASYSTQPAAGYGTQPIDGHAAGYGAQPGATLSASYGVQAVATHVTSYGAQAVAGHAAAAYQPVPGHSVSYGAQPAPTLSAPYGAQPVAGHSAAYGTQPAANLPSSYGSQSAATALSATYGAQAGSSLAAYGSQAINASYKAQASAPLTAAYRAQPSGSMAASYPAQQPSSASLAAAYRAQPGSAYDGPSQLGQPAASYLGLSQAAVAPPYERTRLSPPRSAAYDDPYKKSSAMAKRYGSERRLSDLSDYRRLADSPLAYRRSPTKSPLDYRRLPEAHADYARYSGTYGDYLPAARVHSGYQRRL, from the exons ATGGAGAACGAAGCAGATGCAAAGGTTGCCATCGAAAACCTTAACGGGAAGGAGGTGAAGGGGCGCAGAGTGAACGTGGAGCTCTCCACCAACGTCCAGAAGAAGGGCGTGGGCCAGGCCCTGCCGCCCGCCCTCGGCCTCGACAAGACCAAGAGGATCGGCCTGGAATACCGCGAGAAGTTCCAGCCCAAGATCGAGGGCTTCGACCAGCAGCGCCGGGCGGCCGACGCCGCCTTCCCCTCGGCCGCCAGTGCCGGCTACGCGGCCGCCTCCTCCCTGTATGATTACCAGCAGCGCTTCGGCACCGGCGGCGCCGGCAAGTACGAGGCCTTCGAGGCGCAGGCCAGGCCTGCCTCCCCCTCCTACTTTGGGAGGGACCGCAGCCCGCTCCGGCGCTCCCCGACCCGCACCGGCTACGCGGCGGTGACGCTCCCCATGACGGCGCAGCCGGCGACTTACCGCGCCCAGCCCTCGGCCTCGCTGGGGGCCACGTACCGCGCCCAGCCCTCAGCCTCCCTTGGCGTGGCCTATCGCCCGCAGCCCACCACTGGCCAGGCTGCTTCCTACCGTGCCCAGCCCTCCGCCTCGCTGGGCAGTGCCTACCGCTCCCAGCCCTCCATCTCCCTCGGCGCCTCCGGTGTGCAGCCCACCGCCAACTCGCTCGGCTCCTACGGCGCCCAGGCCCCTGCCTCCTACGGCGCGCAGCCCGCCGCCTCCCAGCTCTCTGGCTACGGTGTCCAGTCTGCCGCCATGGTCTCCTCCTACGGGGCGCAGGCCGCCTCCGGCTACCCTGCTTCCTATGGTGCCCAGGCCGCCGCCGCCGTTGCCTATGGTGCCCCGGCGGCTGGCCCCACTGCTTCCTACGGTGTCCAGGCCGTGGCCACGCATGTGGCCTCCTACAgcacccagcctgctgctggctacGGCACACAGCCCATAGACGGCCATGCTGCTGGCTACGGCGCGCAGCCCGGTGCCACGCTCTCTGCCTCCTACGGCGTGCAGGCCGTGGCCACACACGTCACCTCCTACGGTGCCCAGGCGGTGGCTGGTCACGCCGCTGCTGCCTACCAGCCTGTGCCCGGCCACTCAGTCTCGTACGGCGCCCAGCCGGCACCCACGCTCTCGGCCCCCTATGGTGCTCAGCCTGTTGCCGGTCACTCTGCTGCCTATGGCACCCAGCCCGCCGCCAACCTGCCCTCCTCCTACGGCAGCCAGTCTGCCGCCACCGCGCTCTCAGCCACCTACGGTGCCCAGGCGGGCTCCTCGCTGGCAGCTTACGGCAGCCAGGCCATCAACGCCTCCTACAAGGCGCAGGCTTCCGCCCCGCTGACGGCTGCGTACCGGGCGCAGCCCTCTGGCTCCATGGCGGCGTCCTACCCTGCGCAGCAGCCCTCCTCCGCGTCGCTGGCGGCTGCCTACCGAGCCCAACCGGGCAGTGCCTACGACGGGCCGAGCCAGCTGGGGCAGCCCGCGGCCTCCTACCTGGGCCTGTCGCAGGCTGCCGTCGCACCGCCCTACGAGCGCACCCGCCTCTCTCCACCTCGCAGCGCCGCCTACGATGACCCATACAAAAAATCCTCGGCTATGGCTAAAAG GTACGGCTCCGAGCGCCGTCTCTCTGACCTCTCAGATTACCGGCGCTTAGCAGACTCGCCGCTCGCGTACCGCCGCTCGCCAACAAAGTCCCCGCTGGATTACCGCCGCCTCCCGGAAGCGCACGCCGATTACGCCCGCTACTCGGGCACTTACGGCGATTACCTGCCTGCCGCCCGCGTCCACTCGGGCTACCAGCGCCGCCTCTGA
- the LOC115614691 gene encoding RNA-binding protein 14-like isoform X3, translating to MRPGVKLFVGNVPEEATAEELSELFAGTAGPVLGIALMKQFAFVHLRDEAAAARAISQLNGHQLHGRRIVVEPSRPRPTNTCKIFVGNVSAACTSGELRSLFQQYGTVVECDVVKGTAPSAVSLTSQITGA from the exons atgcGCCCCGGCGTGAAGCTCTTCGTGGGCAACGTGCCCGAGGAGGCGACGGCGGAAGAGCTGAGCGAGCTGTTCGCCGGCACCGCCGGGCCCGTGCTCGGCATCGCCCTCATGAAGCAGTTCGCGTTCGTGCACCTTCGCGatgaggcggcggcggcccgcGCCATCTCCCAGCTAAACGGGCACCAGCTGCACGGCCGCCGCATCGTGGTGGAGCCCTCCCGGCCGCGGCCCACCAACACCTGCAAGATCTTCGTGGGGAACGTGTCGGCCGCCTGCACCAGCGGCGAGCTGCGCTCGCTTTTCCAGCAGTACGGCACCGTGGTCGAGTGCGACGTGGTGAAAG GTACGGCTCCGAGCGCCGTCTCTCTGACCTCTCAGATTACCGGCGCTTAG
- the LOC115614691 gene encoding RNA-binding protein 14-like isoform X2 codes for MRPGVKLFVGNVPEEATAEELSELFAGTAGPVLGIALMKQFAFVHLRDEAAAARAISQLNGHQLHGRRIVVEPSRPRPTNTCKIFVGNVSAACTSGELRSLFQQYGTVVECDVVKGQAPGDVHPLTEEPRVSAQRQ; via the exons atgcGCCCCGGCGTGAAGCTCTTCGTGGGCAACGTGCCCGAGGAGGCGACGGCGGAAGAGCTGAGCGAGCTGTTCGCCGGCACCGCCGGGCCCGTGCTCGGCATCGCCCTCATGAAGCAGTTCGCGTTCGTGCACCTTCGCGatgaggcggcggcggcccgcGCCATCTCCCAGCTAAACGGGCACCAGCTGCACGGCCGCCGCATCGTGGTGGAGCCCTCCCGGCCGCGGCCCACCAACACCTGCAAGATCTTCGTGGGGAACGTGTCGGCCGCCTGCACCAGCGGCGAGCTGCGCTCGCTTTTCCAGCAGTACGGCACCGTGGTCGAGTGCGACGTGGTGAAAG GGCAGGCGCCAGGGGACGTGCACCCGCTGACGGAGGAGCCACGGGTGAGCGCACAGAGGCAATGA
- the ZNRD2 gene encoding protein ZNRD2 isoform X1: MALNAGAEPAPAAAELEARRERQEWVSRAMGQLLLRGYRMLGRCCPHCGTILLQDKDQKLYCVSCQDLDCDGGTAPEPAAASSPPPPRHPAAPRPEHCEGAATGLRGAPPGPPEAAALAAARAAVLDKLGWAARELPRTASAEGSAQLCALVRACAEALGGLQALAPPGSPP; the protein is encoded by the exons ATGGCGCTGAACGCGG GCGCGGAGCCGGCCCCGGCCGCGGCGGAGCTGGAGGCCCGGCGGGAGCGGCAGGAGTGGGTCAGCCGCGCCatggggcagctgctgctgcgggGGTACCGCATGCTGGGCCGGTGCTGCCCCCACTGCGGG accatcctgctgcaggacaAGGACCAGAAGCTCTACTGCGTGTCCTGCCAGGACCTGGACTGCGACGGCGGCACCG CACCGGAGCCCGCGGCCGcctcctccccgccccccccgcgccACCCGGCCGCCCCCCGGCCCGAGCACTGCGAGGGGGCAGCGACGGGCTTACGgggggccccccccggcccccccgaggcggcggcgctggcggcGGCGCGCGCGGCCGTGCTGGACAAGCTGGGCTGGGCGGCGCGGGAGCTGCCCCGCACGGCCTCCGCCGAGGGCAGCGCCCAGCTCTGCGCCCTGGTGCGCGCCTGCGCCGAGGCgctgggggggctgcaggcGCTCGCCCCCCCCGGCAGCCCCCCATAA
- the LOC115614751 gene encoding putative nuclease HARBI1 isoform X1 — protein MSDSVLLLRRVRERSAGAGEAAPAGPVGGPGLVPSPRRKRGRRRRFYPEHRVYRARCSFLDLSEEQVLRRYRLDKAAIAGLCRELGADLESLTGRSHALPVAVKVTSALTFLASGSFQTATRDSTGISQSAMSNCLAQFLEALQRRAARYITFPTPVHPGTAAGAFPGVLGLVGSMHVALRAPSENEPAYRNAGNYHSMNMQVVCDAAGTITNVVAKFPGSCPNAAVLENSALARLLEGARPDGAWLLGDRSYPLKPWLMTPIAAPRGAAEERYNALHHQALAALRRTLALLRLRFRCLDKGRGCLQYAPQKVCQIFLACCILHNIALRRHMPLELPEGSPLPETEPELPLPAPPGHISSEARAVRARIVQQVKDGLG, from the exons ATGTCGGACTcggtgctgctgctgcggcgGGTCCGGGAGCGCAGCGCCGGGGCGGGGGAGGCGGCACCGGCCGGTCCCGTGGGGGGGCCCGGGCTGGTCCCATCGCCCCGGCGCAAGCGGGGCCGTCGCCGCCGGTTCTACCCGGAGCACCGGGTGTACCGGGCGCGCTGCTCCTTCCTGGACCTGAGCGAGGAGCAGGTGCTGCGGCGGTACCGGCTGGACAAAGCCGCCATCGCCGGGCTGTGCCGGGAGCTGGGCGCCGACCTGGAGAGCCTGACGGGCCGCAGCCACGCGCTGCCGGTGGCCGTCAAGGTGACGTCCGCCCTCACCTTCCTGGCATCCGGCTCCTTCCAGACAGCCACACGCGACAGCACCGGCATCAGCCAGTCGGCCATGTCCAACTGCCTGGCGCAGTTCCTGGAGGCCCTGCAGCGGCGAGCGGCGCGGTACATCACCTTCCCGACACCGGTGCACCCCGGCACGGCCGCCGGCGCCTTCCCCGGGGTGCTGGGCCTGGTGGGCAGCATGCACGTGGCGCTGCGGGCACCCTCCGAGAACGAGCCCGCGTACCGCAACGCCGGCAACTACCACTCCATGAACATGCAGGTGGTGTGCGACGCCGCCGGCACCATCACCAACGTTGTGGCCAAATTCCCCGGTTCTTGCCCCAACGCCGCCGTCCTGGAGAATTCGGCCTTGGCTCGGCTGCTGGAGGGGGCTCGGCCCGACGGCGCCTGGCTGCTGG GTGACCGGAGCTACCCGCTGAAGCCGTGGCTGATGACACCGATCGCGGCGCCGCGGGGCGCGGCCGAGGAGCGCTACAACGCGCTGCACCACCAGGCGCTGGCGGCGCTGCGCCGGACGCTGGCGCTGCTGCGGCTGCGGTTCCGCTGCCTGGACAAGGGCAGGGGGTGTCTGCAATACGCCCCCCAGAAAGTCTGTCAGATCTTTTTAGCTTGTTGTATCCTGCACAACATCGCCCTGCGCAGACACATGCCCCTGGAGCTGCCCGAGGGGAGCCCCCTCCCCGAAACCGAGCCCGAGCTCCCGCTGCCAGCGCCCCCCGGGCACATCTCCAGCGAGGCCCGGGCCGTGCGGGCCCGCATCGTGCAGCAGGTCAAGGACGGGCTCGGCTGA
- the LOC115614768 gene encoding RNA-binding protein 4B-like, which translates to MRGGRDKERSRGRSHFVAVTVPPRGSAGPRLFEMVKLFIGNLPREATEQEIRSLFEQYGKVLECDIIKNYGFVHIEDKTAAEDAIRNLHHHKLHGVCINVEASKNKSKASTKLHVGNISPACTNLELRAKFEEYGPVIECDIVKDYAFVHMERAEDAVEAIRGLDNTEFQGKRMRVQLSTSRLRTAPGMGDKSGCYRCGKEGHWSKECPVDRPGQVADFAEAYNEQNGAVRTPYTAGYGETVYYDEAYGGMADYYKRYRVRSYATASAYDAYAEQTMAQYSQYAQYSQVQSSAMAATTAMASRIPTTLDAYDRALLPTPGAAAAVAAAATAAAAAASSTYYTRDRSPLRRTAAAATTVGEAYTYERGQLSPVSSVARASLYDMQRFERDPYGERARYSAF; encoded by the exons ATGCGCGGTGGGCGGGACAAAGAGCGAAGCCGGGGCCGGAGCCATTTTGTCGCCGTCACCGTCCCGCCGAGAGGGAGCGCGGGGCCGCG GCTGTTCGAGATGGTGAAGCTGTTCATCGGGAACCTGCCGCGGGAGGCGACGGAGCAGGAGATCCGCTCCCTGTTCGAGCAGTACGGGAAGGTGCTGGAGTGCGACATCATCAAGAACTACGGCTTCGTGCACATCGAGGACAAGACGGCGGCCGAGGACGCCATCCGGAACCTGCACCACCACAAGCTGCACGGCGTCTGCATCAACGTGGAGGCCAGCAAGAACAAGAGCAAGGCCTCCACCAAGCTGCATGTGGGCAACATCAGCCCCGCCTGCACCAACCTGGAGCTGCGCGCCAAGTTCGAGGAGTACGGCCCCGTCATCGAGTGCGACATCGTCAAGGATTACGCCTTCGTGCACATGGAGCGGGCGGAGGACGCGGTGGAGGCCATCCGCGGGCTGGACAACACCGAGTTCCAAG GCAAGCGGATGCGCGTGCAGTTGTCCACCAGCCGGCTGCGGACGGCGCCCGGGATGGGAGACAAGAGCGGCTGCTACCGCTGCGGGAAGGAAGGGCACTGGTCTAAGGAGTGCCCGGTAGATCGCCCGGGGCAAGTGGCGGACTTTGCCGAGGCCTATAACGAGCAGAACGGAGCCGTGCGCACTCCCTACACCGCGGGCTATGGGGAGACCGTGTATTACGATGAGGCGTACGGCGGGATGGCCGACTACTACAAGCGCTACCGCGTCCGCTCCTACGCCACGGCCTCTGCGTACGACGCCTACGCGGAGCAGACCATGGCCCAGTACTCCCAGTACGCCCAGTACTCCCAGGTCCAGTCCTCGGCCATGGCCGCCACCACAGCCATGGCCAGTCGCATCCCCACCACCTTAGACGCGTACGATAGAGCTCTGCTGCCGACCCCGGGCGCGGCGGCCGCCGTCGCCGctgccgccaccgccgccgcggCGGCCGCCTCCTCCACCTATTACACCCGGGATAGAAGCCCCCTGCGCCGCACGGCCGCCGCGGCCACCACCGTCGGAGAGGCGTACACGTACGAGCGTGGGCAGCTGTCGCCGGTCTCCTCGGTGGCCCGGGCCTCCCTCTACGACATGCAGCGGTTCGAGCGGGACCCTTACGGGGAGCGAGCGCGGTACTCTGCCTTTTGA
- the CCS gene encoding copper chaperone for superoxide dismutase, producing the protein MAEPGASGSSCRLEFAVQMRCQSCADAVRAALEGAPGVRLLELRPEAQSVLVETTVAAERVRELLERSGRRAVLKGMGGSDDASLGAAVAALSGPGAVRGLVRFLQVSPTRCLVDGAVDGLPPGPHGLHVHEFGDLSQPCDSCGGHFNPDGEHHGGPQDQHRHAGDLGNIWADAEGRASFRMEDSRLKVWDIIGRSVVVAAGEDDLGRGSHPLSRVTGNSGPGLACGVVARAAGLFQNPKRVCSCDGVTLWEERDRMTAATSPTAAPIPHL; encoded by the exons ATGGCGGAACCGGGAGCGAGCGGGAGCAGCTGCCGG CTGGAGTTCGCGGTGCAGATGCGGTGCCAGAGCTGTGCAGACGCCGTGCGGGCAGCGCTGGAGGGAGCCCCCG GCGTGCGGCTGCTGGAGCTGCGGCCGGAGGCGCAGTCGGTGCTGGTGGAGACCACGGTGGCTGCGGAGCGGGTgcgggagctgctggagcgCTCCGGGCGCCGCGCGGTGCTGAAGGGAATGGGGGGCTCTGATGACG CGAGCCTGGGGGCGGCGGTGGCCGCGCTCTCGGGCCCCGGCGCCGTGCGGGGTCTGGTGCGGTTCCTGCAGGTCTCCCCAACGCGGTGCCTGGTGGATGGAGCCGTCGATGGGCTCCCGCCGGGCCCCCACGGGCTCCACGTCCATGAATTCGGGGACCTCTCGCAGCCCTGTGACAG CTGCGGGGGACACTTCAACCCTGATGGGGAGCACCACGGGGGACCCCAGGATCAGCACCGG CACGCTGGGGACCTGGGGAACATCTGGGCCGATGCTGAGGGCAGAGCCAGCTTCCGCATGGAGGATTCACGCCTGAAG GTCTGGGACATCATCGGGCGCTCGGTGGTGGTGGCCGCGGGCGAGGACGACCTGGGCCGGGGCTCACACCCCCTCTCCCGGGTGACGGGAAACTCGGGGCCAGG GCTGGCCTGTGGCGTGGTGGCCCGCGCAGCCGGCCTCTTCCAGAACCCCAAGCGGGTCTGCTCCTGTGACGGCGTCACCCTCTGGGAGGAGCGGGACCGGATGACGGCGGCTACCAGCCCCACGGCGGCCCCGATCCCCCACCTCTAG
- the LOC115614751 gene encoding putative nuclease HARBI1 isoform X2, which produces MSDSVLLLRRVRERSAGAGEAAPAGPVGGPGLVPSPRRKRGRRRRFYPEHRVYRARCSFLDLSEEQVLRRYRLDKAAIAGLCRELGADLESLTGRSHALPVAVKVTSALTFLASGSFQTATRDSTGISQSAMSNCLAQFLEALQRRAARYITFPTPVHPGTAAGAFPGVLGLVVCDAAGTITNVVAKFPGSCPNAAVLENSALARLLEGARPDGAWLLGDRSYPLKPWLMTPIAAPRGAAEERYNALHHQALAALRRTLALLRLRFRCLDKGRGCLQYAPQKVCQIFLACCILHNIALRRHMPLELPEGSPLPETEPELPLPAPPGHISSEARAVRARIVQQVKDGLG; this is translated from the exons ATGTCGGACTcggtgctgctgctgcggcgGGTCCGGGAGCGCAGCGCCGGGGCGGGGGAGGCGGCACCGGCCGGTCCCGTGGGGGGGCCCGGGCTGGTCCCATCGCCCCGGCGCAAGCGGGGCCGTCGCCGCCGGTTCTACCCGGAGCACCGGGTGTACCGGGCGCGCTGCTCCTTCCTGGACCTGAGCGAGGAGCAGGTGCTGCGGCGGTACCGGCTGGACAAAGCCGCCATCGCCGGGCTGTGCCGGGAGCTGGGCGCCGACCTGGAGAGCCTGACGGGCCGCAGCCACGCGCTGCCGGTGGCCGTCAAGGTGACGTCCGCCCTCACCTTCCTGGCATCCGGCTCCTTCCAGACAGCCACACGCGACAGCACCGGCATCAGCCAGTCGGCCATGTCCAACTGCCTGGCGCAGTTCCTGGAGGCCCTGCAGCGGCGAGCGGCGCGGTACATCACCTTCCCGACACCGGTGCACCCCGGCACGGCCGCCGGCGCCTTCCCCGGGGTGCTGGGCCTG GTGGTGTGCGACGCCGCCGGCACCATCACCAACGTTGTGGCCAAATTCCCCGGTTCTTGCCCCAACGCCGCCGTCCTGGAGAATTCGGCCTTGGCTCGGCTGCTGGAGGGGGCTCGGCCCGACGGCGCCTGGCTGCTGG GTGACCGGAGCTACCCGCTGAAGCCGTGGCTGATGACACCGATCGCGGCGCCGCGGGGCGCGGCCGAGGAGCGCTACAACGCGCTGCACCACCAGGCGCTGGCGGCGCTGCGCCGGACGCTGGCGCTGCTGCGGCTGCGGTTCCGCTGCCTGGACAAGGGCAGGGGGTGTCTGCAATACGCCCCCCAGAAAGTCTGTCAGATCTTTTTAGCTTGTTGTATCCTGCACAACATCGCCCTGCGCAGACACATGCCCCTGGAGCTGCCCGAGGGGAGCCCCCTCCCCGAAACCGAGCCCGAGCTCCCGCTGCCAGCGCCCCCCGGGCACATCTCCAGCGAGGCCCGGGCCGTGCGGGCCCGCATCGTGCAGCAGGTCAAGGACGGGCTCGGCTGA